The Camelina sativa cultivar DH55 chromosome 18, Cs, whole genome shotgun sequence DNA window CATTATCAGACAGGACATACCATCACAATCCAACTCATATTATGCAACAAAAACAGTTTCAAATTGCAGACACTGAAGGGTCACTACACTGTTCCTAGATTAAGATAAAACCAATCAAGTACTTGAGAAAGGATCGAGGTTTTGAAGTTTTTAGaggacaagaacaaaaaaagttgaagaatcaaatcaaactcTGATATGATTAGCTCacatagaaaatttaaataagagGATTACAAACTCTACAaagatattacattattttttgtCTACAGACTAATCAGCAATTACTCTCCCTACATCAATCAGCCGAGCCTTATGaacaatcaaatcatcaaacaacaTATAGAGAACACGAGAAAAAAATATCCAGAATCGCCGATAAGTCTCTTAAATACAGGTTAATATCGTATCCGCAGTCTCCTACGGCCTTGTAAAGACGCCCCAAATCTTACTCCGGGCAAGATTCTCAGCCAATTTCTTAGCTCCTTCAACATCCATCTCCACAAGCTTTTGTAAATGCAAGCAAGCACCAGCAGCAACAACTAGTTTCCTGCATCTCTTAGAAGTTACAAGCAGTTCCAAAGCAGAGACAGTGTATCGCTGATCCAATTTCTTAATCTTCGGGTCCAAAAGCTGAACAAGACTAACTATACCCTTCTCACTCTTCTTAAAAGTCTTTCTGTTGTTCGTGCACACCAATAAAGTTGATAGAGCTTTGGAAgctgcttctttctcttcaatgGCTTTACCATCTAACATATCAATCAGTGGACCAACGCATCCGCTTTCACCAATTTCTTTTCGGCTTTTTGAGCTAAAACCTAGCGAAGAAACAGCCTCAGCAGCTGCGATTCTCACACCGAGAACCCCACAACTCAACACTGGAACCAAACGAGGGATAAAACCTTCAGAGATAACAACTTCTCTCACAATAGGACACAAAGCTAAATTCTTTAAAAGCACAACTCCAACCTCAAGACTCTTAACATTAGAAACAGAATCCCAGAAACTCTTTAAACACTGAATCCCTCCTTCCCTTACAACAGATATCATCAAATCCTCATCCCCACTCGTTAAATTAGCCAAACATCCTACAGCATTCTCTTGAGCTAGAGAAGTACCAGAAGAAACCATAGAGATAAGAACAAAAATCGCGTTTTCCTCCACGAAATTCTCTTTGGTCTCTACAAACGAAGCTAGATTCCTCAACACACCAGCAGCAAAAGCCTGAGAGCCAGGACTCCCACCTTGACATATCTCCAACAGAGACGAGATCCCACCTCTACAACCAATCGCTCTAGCGTTCTCCTTAGACGAACTCAAAGCTTGTAAAGCAATACAAGCTTTCTCTTTAGCAAAACCACTTCCTGATTCCAGAACACGAAGGAGATGATTCAATAGAGACAAGCCTTCAGCTATTAAAACATGTTTACTACTCTCAACCATAGAGATTCTAGAAATTACAGCTACAGTCTTCTCCTTCATCCCTAAAGAACACGAATCAAGTAACCTAACCAAAACAGGAACAACTCCTTGAGCTACACAGATCATCACGTTCTTATCATCTTCGTGAAGTAACTCAAGCAACGAATCAATCGCTGAGTTCTTCGATTCAACACCACCGATCTGTAATCTGATAACTAGATTCCTCGCTTCTAATCGAACAGCTTCCTTCTTCGATGAAATCGAAAACCCCGAGACGACGACGACTCCGTTATCCTGAAGCAGTCCACTCTTAATCAAAACCTCAGCATCTTTCACATGTCGATCGAGTCTCGCCATGACCGAGTCAACCTCACTCTGCGTCTTGAGCTTACCTTCAGCCATACCTGGTCCTTCGCACCTCGTCGCAACTTCAACAGCGTCGTTAAGCGTCTCGCGAACCGAAACAAGAAGATCTTGAACGAGCTTGTTGGAAGAGGAGCCGGCGAAATCGGAGAAATCGGAGAGCTGAGTTTTGAGATCGGCGAGTTTGGCGCGAATTGAAGACCATTTACACTTGAAGCTAATAAGCTTAGGGATAGAGTCGAGGAGTGAGTTGATAACCTCCGGTAAACTCCGGTCACCGTCATCGGAGTTAGGTACCGTCATCGGAATTAGGGTTTGActgagagagtagagagagaaaagaggaagagagagagagagagagagagtaagagaggTGTGAATTAATGGGAACAGTGGGAATGCTGCTGCTTTGCTTTTGTGCCAGTTGGGAAAACGCGAAATACAGGGAGGGAAATGAGAGTTCACGCGCTTTCGAAAGCGCGTCAGTTTCACTGTTTTAGAATT harbors:
- the LOC104761075 gene encoding catenin beta-like, producing the protein MTVPNSDDGDRSLPEVINSLLDSIPKLISFKCKWSSIRAKLADLKTQLSDFSDFAGSSSNKLVQDLLVSVRETLNDAVEVATRCEGPGMAEGKLKTQSEVDSVMARLDRHVKDAEVLIKSGLLQDNGVVVVSGFSISSKKEAVRLEARNLVIRLQIGGVESKNSAIDSLLELLHEDDKNVMICVAQGVVPVLVRLLDSCSLGMKEKTVAVISRISMVESSKHVLIAEGLSLLNHLLRVLESGSGFAKEKACIALQALSSSKENARAIGCRGGISSLLEICQGGSPGSQAFAAGVLRNLASFVETKENFVEENAIFVLISMVSSGTSLAQENAVGCLANLTSGDEDLMISVVREGGIQCLKSFWDSVSNVKSLEVGVVLLKNLALCPIVREVVISEGFIPRLVPVLSCGVLGVRIAAAEAVSSLGFSSKSRKEIGESGCVGPLIDMLDGKAIEEKEAASKALSTLLVCTNNRKTFKKSEKGIVSLVQLLDPKIKKLDQRYTVSALELLVTSKRCRKLVVAAGACLHLQKLVEMDVEGAKKLAENLARSKIWGVFTRP